The nucleotide sequence GACGTGCACACCCCTGAGCCGGGGCCCGACGAGGTGGTGGTGCGCATCGAGGCGGCGCCGATCAATCCGTCGGATCTCGGCCTGCTCGTCGGTGCGGCCGACCTCTCCACCATGCAAGCGTCGGGCACTAAGGATCGTCCGGTGATCACGGCCAAGGTGCCGGAGGCCGGCATGCGGGCGATGGCGGCCCGGGCCGACGAGTCCCTGCCGATCGGCAATGAGGGCGCCGGCGTGGTGGTCAAGACCGGCTCGTCGGACGCCGCCAAGGCGCTGATGGGCCGCACGGTCGCCGCGATCGGCGGCGCGATGTACAGCCAGTATCGCTGCCTGAAGGTCTCCGAGTGCCTGCCGCTGCCGGCCGGCACGACGCCGGAAGAGGGCGCGTCCTGCTTCGTCAATCCGCTGACTTCGCTCGGCATGACCGAGACGATGAAGCGCGAGGGGCACACCGCGCTGGTACACACCGCGGCCGCGTCCAATCTCGGGCAGATGCTCAACAAGATCTGCCTCAAGGACGGCATCCCGCTGGTCAACATCGTGCGCAGCCAGGCACAGGCCGAGCTGCTGCGCGGCATCGGCGCGAAGTATGTCGTGGATTCGACCTCGCCGACCTTCATGGACGAACTGACGGCGGCGCTGGTCGAGACCGGCGCGACCATCGCTTTTGATGCGATCGGCGGCGGCAAGCTCGCCGGCCAGATCCTCAATGCGATGGAAGCGGCGATCAACAAGTCGGGCAAATATCCCTACAGCCGCTACGGCTCGGCCGTGCACAAGCAGGTCTACATCTACGGCGGTCTCGACCTCAGGCCGACCGAGATCACGCGCGGCTTCGGCATGACCTGGAGCGTCGGCGGCTGGCTGCTGTTTCCGTTCCTGATGAAGATCGGCAAGGCGGATTCCGAGCGGCTGCGCCAGCGCGTCGTCGAGGAGCTCAAGACCACCTTCGCCAGCCACTACACCAAGGTGGTTTCGCTGGCCGAGGCGCTCGATCCGGCCAACCTTGCCGTGTACGCCAAACGGGCCACTGGCGAAAAATTCCTCATCGACCCCAACAAAGATAAGTGACCTAACGCCGCGCCTCGGACGTTGCGGACGGGCTTGCCTTTGGCCTGCGGCCGAAGACAATCCGCGCCGTCTTGGTTCGCGGCGGTGCTGGCCGCTGACACCTCTGAGGAGAGATTTCTGATGACACAATTGGATCGCCGTCGCTTCCTGGCCGGTGCCGCGCTGGCCGGCGCCGCCGGCACGCTGCCGTCGCTCGCAGGCACGCAGGCACGCAGGCCCGCGCGGCCACGGCGCCGGCCGGCGCCCAGGCGCCCGGCTTCTTCCGCTACAAGGTCGGCGACTACGAGTGCACCTCGATCAACGACGGCGCGCGCACCTTCCCGATGCCCGACAAGTTCGTCGTCAACACGCCGAAGGACGAGGCGCTGGCAGCGGCCGAGAGCGCCTACATGCCGAAGGGCATGATCACCATCCCCTTCAATCCGCAGCTGATCAATACCGGCTCCAAGCTGATCCTGATCGACACCGGCAACGGCGCAGGCGCCTTCGAGGCCAGCAAGGGCGCGGTCGGCCGTCTGCAGCAGAACCTCACCGCTGCCGGCATCGATCCGAAGGCGATCGACATCGTCGTGCTCTCGCACATGCATGGCGACCACATCAACGGCCTCCGGCTCGCCGACGGCTCGCTGGCATTCCCGAATGCCGAGCTCAAGGTGCCCTCGGTGGAGTGGGCGTTCTGGAACAGCGACGAGAACGCCGCCAAGGCGGCGTCGGACCTGATGAAGGGCAACTTCGCCAACTTCAAGAAGGTGTTCGGTGGGCTGGAGACCAAGGTCACGCAATACGAGTGGGACAAGGAGGTCGCGCCCGGGATCACCGCGCTGGCCACCCCCGGTCACACGCCGGGCCACACCTCATTCGCGGTCGCCTCGGGCAATGCCAAGGTGTTCATCCAGTCCGACGTGACCAACATCCCCGAGCTGTTCCTGCGCAATCCCGATTGGCATGTGATGTTCGACACCGATGCGGCGCAGGCCCAGGAGACGCGGCACAAATTCTACGACATGGTCGCCGCCGAGAAGGCCAAGGTGATCGGCTTCCACTTCTCGTTCCCCTCGGTCGGCTATGTCGAGAAGGACGGCGCCAAGTACCGGCTGATCCCGGCGCCGTGGAATCCGGTGCTCTAACTTTCGTCATTGCGAGGAGCCAACGGGTCCGCGCGAAGCGCGGCCCGATGACAGGCTCCGCGACGAAGCAATCCAGAGTCCCGACCGAGCCCTGGATTGCTTCGCTCCGCTCGCAATGACGGAGGAGAGACTGTGCCAGGCCGCCTCCGGGCGGCCTGTTCGTTTTTGCATATGCGGTATTTCGGGCTTTCCCCCGTCGCCATGACCGCCTATGTCGGACGCTTCGCAGTCCGCAGGGCCTCGCATGCCGACCGATCCGTCTCCCGCCACCCCAGACCTCTCCAACTGGCGCACCGCGCCGTACAGCCGTTGGGCGTTTCACAACGTCCGTTCCATCCTCCCGGTCGCGGATATCGCGAGCGCGCCGGGCAGTGCCTGGCCGCTGCAGGCGAGCCCTGTTTCCTTCGAGGATTTCCGCCTCAAGCTGCCGAAAGGCGGCACGCTCGATCTCGAGGGCTTCCTGAAGGCGACCGCGACCGATGGGCTGCTGATCCTGCGCGACGGCCGTATCGTCTTCGAGCACTATGAAGGCGGCAACGATCGCGACACGCCGCACATCCTGATGTCCGCGACCAAGTCGATCACCGGCCTGATGCTCGGTATCCTCGCCGAGCGCGGCGAGATCGACATCGATGCCGAGGTGACGCGCTACGTGCCGGAGGTCGCAGGCACGGCCTATCGCGGCGCGACGATCCGTCAGCTCACCGACATGCGCGCCGGCATCGTGTTCGATGCCGCCGGCCTGCAGGCCTATGCCGACGCCGCCGGCTGGGAGCCGGTGGCATCAGGCACGACGCCGAACCTGCACGACTTCTTCGCGACGATGCGCGCGCAGGCCCAGCCCCATGGCGGCGCCTTCAGCTACGTCTCCTCCAACACCGATCTGCTGGGCTGGGCGATCGAGCGCGCCACCGGCCGCAGCTTCGCGAGCCTCGTCGGCACCTTGCTGTGGCAGCCGTTGGGGGCGAGCGGCGAGACGTTCATCACCGTCGATCGCAAGGGCGCGCCCCGCTGCACCGGCGGCTTCTGCACGACCCTGCGCGACTTCGCCCGGCTCGGCCAGCTCGTGCTGTCCGGCGGCCGGCGCGGCTCGCACGCGATCATCCCGCAAGGCTGGCTCGACGACATCAGGCAGAACGGCGACGTCCAGGCCTGGCGCGACGGCCAGTGGCGCGACAGCTTCGCCGCCATTAGCCGCAACATGCACTACCGCAGCGGCTGGTACGTCATCAATGACGAGCCGCAGCTGATGTTCGCGATGGGCATTCACGGCCAGAACCTGTTCGTCGATGCCGCCAACAGGATCGTCATCGCCAAGCTGTCGAGCTGGGCGCAGCCGGTCGACGGTCAGGCCATCTGGCTGACACATCAGGCCGTGGCGGAATTCGTCCGTGTGCTGCGCGAGCAGCCAGCCGGTTAGCGCGGTCGCAGCGCGTGCGGTCTAGCCGGGCCTCGCGAAACGGTTGATGCCGATCAAGGCGTTGCGCCCTTGCCGGGCGCAGCGTCCCTTCCAGGATCTCGACCTGGGAGGAGATCATGCGTGGGTACCTTCTCGCCGCGGCCATCATGAGTCTCACATTGGGGTTCTCGTCGCCGGCCCGCGCGGGATGCTGGCCGAGCGAAAGCTATCCGCTGGTCTGCTGGCTCGACACCAAGGGCTGGGGCTGCGTCGCGCATCATGCGCTCACCGGCGTCAAGGCGGTCTACTATCCGCAACCCCGCTACTCGCTCTACGAGCTCGAGGCGACGCATTGGTGGACCTCCGGTTCGACCACGGCCTGTCCGCCGACCAAGACGACGAAGTTCACGGGCACGTGGGACCGCGAAACCGGCCTCGCCGAGGAAACGGCGACCACCACCGGCGGAACGTTGTCTCGCCATGTCACCTGCAGTCACAATCCCTGGACCGGGCAGGGCTCGTCCGGCGTGCCGATCTGCGCCTCGGCCGCCAACGACCCCAATGCGGGGACGCCGGCCTCGCCGGGCCTGCTCTCACCGGGCCAGAAGGATGATCTGCTCCACGTTCAGGAGCCGCTGCATACAAGCTGTGAATTGCTCTCGCCCGCGGAGATCGGTTGGCACGCGGCGAAGGTCAATTCCGTCGTCCAGGTGGTCGTCGCGCATCATGAGTTTCAGAAGATCGAATGGCACCTGTGGTACGCGCCATCCGACGGCCTCGGCCTCTGGCAGGAGGTCGCGCCGCCGAAGCCGAAATTCATCATGATGTGGCCGGCCACCAAATACTCCGAACGCCAGATCGCGACGTCGACCCGCAAATTCTGGCTGAACAAGGCCGGCCGATGGAAGGTCGTCGCGGTGCCCAAGCCAATTTCGCCGCAGGCCCAGGCCATCCCGACGACCGTGACCAACGAGTGCTACGGCGTCTTCTTCAACACTGAGTGAACACTGGAGTGACGGGGCGGCCTTGAGCGCCTGCGGCGCGTTCGGGAAACACTGCGTTTCCTGGCGGTGGATGTTCATGCACTTGCATGAAACTGCGCGGGACGCTTAAGGTCCGCCAACGGTTCAATGCAGAAGGATGCCTCCATGGCCACCCCATACTCCATCGTCGCCCTCGTCGGCAGTCTCCGCAAGGAGAGCTTCACGCTCAAGATTGCCAAGGCGATGGCCAAGCTGGCGCCGGCCAGCCTCAAGATCGAGGTGGTCACGCCGGAAGGCCTGTCGTTCTTCAACCAGGATGTCGAAGCCAATCCGCCGGCCGAGTGGCTCGCGTTCCGCGACAAGCTCAAGGCCTCGAACGGCGTTCTGATCCTGACCCCGGAATACAACCGCTCGATTCCCGGCGTGCTGAAGAACGCGATCGACATCGCCTCGCGCCCCTATGGCCAGAGCTCGTTCCTCGGCAAGCCGGTCGGCCTGATCTCGAACTCGCCGGGCCCGCTGGGCGGCGTCGCTGCCGCGAAGCATCTGCAGAACATCATGCCGGGCATTTCGGGTCCGGTCATGGGCCAGCCGGAGATCTATCTGAACGGCGTCGGCGACGCGTTCGACGACAAGGGTGAGCTGGTCAAGGACTCGCTGACGACCGTGCTGCAGCAATATCTCGACGCGTTCGCGGCCTTCGTGGCCAAGCAGAACGGCTGACGCTCGCGCGACCGCGTGGCGCGGTCGCTCAGGGCATAACGGGTATGCCCAGGGCATAACGGGTATAACGGGCAGGGCGTTGACGCGCCTTGCCCGATCCGTTTTCAAGGCGTGGTCGGTGACCTGCGCAACGATGCGCGACCTCGAGGACACGCCATGGCCCATTCCTTCACGCCCGCCAGTTCCTCAAAGCCGGGACCGAACCAGCCGAAATTCGACAGCGAAGCGGTCTGGCAAGCGCGGGTCGATCTCGCCGCCTGCTTCCGGATGGCGGCGCGGCACGGGCTGGAGGAGGGCATCTGCAACCATTTCTCGGCGCTGGTGCCCGGCTATGACGACCTCTTCATCGTCAATCCCTACGGCTACGCCTTCCGCGAGCTGACCGCCTCGAAGCTCCTGGTGTGCGATTTCGACGGCCACGTCGTCTCCGGCGACGGCCAGCCCGAAGCGACCGCCTTCTACATCCACGCCCGCATCCACAAGGCGCTGCCGCGGGCCAAGGTCGCCTTCCACACCCACATGCCCTATGCGACCGCGCTGTCGATGACCGAGGGGCCACCGCTGATCTTCGCCGGCCAGACCGCGCTGAAGTTCTACGGCCGCACCGCCGTCGACGAGAACTATAACGGGCTGGCGCTCGACAACCGCGAGGGCGACCGCATCGCGGGGGCGATCGGCGATGCCGATATCGTCTTCATGAAGCATCATGGCGTGATGGTGCTGGCGCCGACCATCGCGGAGGCCTGGGACGATCTGTATTATCTGGA is from Bradyrhizobium sp. ORS 285 and encodes:
- a CDS encoding aldolase; protein product: MAHSFTPASSSKPGPNQPKFDSEAVWQARVDLAACFRMAARHGLEEGICNHFSALVPGYDDLFIVNPYGYAFRELTASKLLVCDFDGHVVSGDGQPEATAFYIHARIHKALPRAKVAFHTHMPYATALSMTEGPPLIFAGQTALKFYGRTAVDENYNGLALDNREGDRIAGAIGDADIVFMKHHGVMVLAPTIAEAWDDLYYLERACQVQCLALSTGRKVVPVAPDIAEAAYRQMRDGDAESARLHLEAVKRTLDAEEPAYRT
- a CDS encoding serine hydrolase; protein product: MPTDPSPATPDLSNWRTAPYSRWAFHNVRSILPVADIASAPGSAWPLQASPVSFEDFRLKLPKGGTLDLEGFLKATATDGLLILRDGRIVFEHYEGGNDRDTPHILMSATKSITGLMLGILAERGEIDIDAEVTRYVPEVAGTAYRGATIRQLTDMRAGIVFDAAGLQAYADAAGWEPVASGTTPNLHDFFATMRAQAQPHGGAFSYVSSNTDLLGWAIERATGRSFASLVGTLLWQPLGASGETFITVDRKGAPRCTGGFCTTLRDFARLGQLVLSGGRRGSHAIIPQGWLDDIRQNGDVQAWRDGQWRDSFAAISRNMHYRSGWYVINDEPQLMFAMGIHGQNLFVDAANRIVIAKLSSWAQPVDGQAIWLTHQAVAEFVRVLREQPAG
- a CDS encoding zinc-binding dehydrogenase, with the protein product MSGETGLQLRTLIKRSGELELSLVDVHTPEPGPDEVVVRIEAAPINPSDLGLLVGAADLSTMQASGTKDRPVITAKVPEAGMRAMAARADESLPIGNEGAGVVVKTGSSDAAKALMGRTVAAIGGAMYSQYRCLKVSECLPLPAGTTPEEGASCFVNPLTSLGMTETMKREGHTALVHTAAASNLGQMLNKICLKDGIPLVNIVRSQAQAELLRGIGAKYVVDSTSPTFMDELTAALVETGATIAFDAIGGGKLAGQILNAMEAAINKSGKYPYSRYGSAVHKQVYIYGGLDLRPTEITRGFGMTWSVGGWLLFPFLMKIGKADSERLRQRVVEELKTTFASHYTKVVSLAEALDPANLAVYAKRATGEKFLIDPNKDK
- a CDS encoding NADPH-dependent FMN reductase; the protein is MATPYSIVALVGSLRKESFTLKIAKAMAKLAPASLKIEVVTPEGLSFFNQDVEANPPAEWLAFRDKLKASNGVLILTPEYNRSIPGVLKNAIDIASRPYGQSSFLGKPVGLISNSPGPLGGVAAAKHLQNIMPGISGPVMGQPEIYLNGVGDAFDDKGELVKDSLTTVLQQYLDAFAAFVAKQNG